In a single window of the Synechococcales cyanobacterium T60_A2020_003 genome:
- a CDS encoding transposase, whose protein sequence is MAYCLMLNHYHVLVYLEHAGLSQAMKSLSLAYTKAIDKRFNRVGSLFQGRFQKIRVTDSGYLVHLIQYIHLNPVKANLVKQPEEWEFSSYLEYARLRADTLPRMELVQQQFDDGMFLEEGGLPNSLAFRRLLLDD, encoded by the coding sequence GTGGCATATTGTTTGATGCTCAATCATTACCATGTACTGGTTTATCTTGAACATGCAGGCTTGTCTCAGGCGATGAAGTCTCTTTCCTTGGCGTATACCAAAGCCATCGATAAACGCTTTAATCGAGTGGGATCGTTGTTTCAAGGGCGATTCCAGAAAATACGGGTGACAGACAGTGGGTATCTGGTGCATTTGATTCAGTATATTCATCTGAATCCGGTCAAGGCTAATTTGGTAAAACAGCCGGAGGAATGGGAGTTTTCGAGCTATCTGGAATATGCGCGATTGCGGGCGGACACGTTGCCGAGGATGGAGTTAGTGCAGCAGCAGTTTGATGATGGGATGTTTTTAGAGGAGGGTGGTTTACCGAACAGTTTGGCGTTCCGACGACTATTGCTGGATGATTAG
- a CDS encoding transposase, which yields MSRQPRQFQPGYCYHITVRCNNREFRLIREECRDVLLYAIKKCQEKYGFKLFALCIMSNHVHYLLQPAQPDDVPRIMHWLNWYTAMCFNRMLNRSGHFWEKRYHSTGFPLHDKRRALNTIRYIHANPKAANMQQGFFYDYSNYGVYDRLTQDGLTQWHPAFLALGATLEICAAAYRKFCKRYKPKPKSERRNHWGSKLLAQIRARSRIKKKPSPGQRSLWEDWAIPAAEIRDVAKTFVLANCFDPEFTRMKFDGS from the coding sequence ATGTCGCGTCAACCCCGTCAATTTCAACCTGGATACTGCTATCACATCACGGTTCGGTGCAATAACCGCGAGTTTCGGCTGATCCGAGAAGAATGTCGGGACGTGCTGCTCTACGCCATTAAAAAATGTCAGGAGAAATACGGGTTTAAGCTCTTTGCGCTATGCATCATGAGCAACCATGTCCATTACCTGTTGCAGCCTGCCCAACCCGATGATGTTCCCCGCATCATGCATTGGCTGAACTGGTACACCGCCATGTGTTTTAACCGAATGCTGAACCGTAGCGGACACTTTTGGGAAAAACGCTATCACAGCACCGGATTTCCCCTCCATGACAAACGCCGCGCCTTGAACACGATTCGGTATATCCATGCGAACCCCAAGGCGGCCAATATGCAGCAGGGATTTTTCTACGACTATAGTAATTATGGCGTTTATGACCGACTTACCCAAGATGGCCTGACCCAGTGGCATCCAGCGTTTTTGGCGTTGGGGGCAACGTTGGAGATTTGCGCGGCAGCCTATCGCAAGTTTTGCAAACGCTATAAGCCGAAGCCGAAGTCGGAACGACGCAACCATTGGGGTAGTAAATTGTTAGCGCAAATTCGGGCGCGGAGCCGGATTAAAAAGAAACCGAGTCCTGGGCAAAGGTCGCTTTGGGAGGATTGGGCTATTCCGGCGGCAGAGATCCGGGATGTGGCAAAAACGTTTGTATTAGCGAATTGTTTTGACCCGGAATTTACGCGAATGAAGTTTGACGGGTCGTAG